Proteins co-encoded in one Ruegeria pomeroyi DSS-3 genomic window:
- a CDS encoding LysR family transcriptional regulator — protein sequence MDRLTLLETFAIALDEGSLNRAARRRGITQSAVSQQIKQLETSIGQQLLHRTARGIHATRAGDLVYVHAQTLLSGYNRMTAELDQLENSVSGTFRISVSSFLGRSVIGPMLIEMNAAHPDLNIVMRLEDRLVDVVREGYDLAIRTGRLGDTDGFGRKISALDTVLVATPAYLDRVGRPAQPEDMKRLDFIQHHEDQTKGFFPLRRDGREYPAPVRVGFTADDPDLIMRAVASGSGYTRVPRFMVADEIASGALEVVLPAYRPPNKDVFAVYPSRHTPDRRRDLTIENVVARFEALRDPQAGPDAITA from the coding sequence ATGGACCGGCTGACGCTGCTTGAAACTTTCGCCATCGCGCTTGACGAGGGCAGCCTGAATCGGGCCGCCCGGCGGCGCGGCATCACCCAATCGGCGGTCAGCCAGCAGATCAAGCAGCTGGAGACCTCGATCGGCCAGCAACTCCTGCATCGCACCGCGCGCGGCATCCACGCCACCCGGGCGGGCGATCTGGTCTATGTACACGCCCAGACCCTGCTGTCGGGCTACAACCGGATGACGGCCGAGCTGGACCAGTTGGAAAACAGCGTCTCGGGCACCTTTCGCATCAGCGTCAGTTCCTTTCTGGGGCGCAGCGTGATCGGGCCGATGCTGATCGAGATGAACGCGGCCCATCCCGATCTGAACATCGTCATGCGGCTGGAGGACCGGCTGGTCGATGTGGTGCGCGAGGGCTATGACCTGGCGATCCGCACCGGGCGGCTGGGGGATACCGACGGGTTCGGGCGCAAGATCTCGGCGCTGGATACCGTGCTGGTTGCCACCCCCGCCTATCTGGACCGCGTTGGCCGCCCGGCCCAGCCCGAGGACATGAAGCGGCTGGATTTCATCCAGCACCACGAGGATCAGACCAAGGGGTTCTTTCCGCTGCGCCGCGACGGGCGGGAGTATCCCGCGCCTGTACGGGTGGGGTTTACCGCCGATGACCCGGACCTGATCATGCGGGCGGTCGCCTCGGGTTCGGGCTATACCCGCGTGCCCCGGTTCATGGTGGCCGACGAGATCGCCAGCGGCGCGCTGGAGGTTGTGCTGCCCGCCTATCGCCCCCCCAACAAGGATGTCTTTGCGGTCTACCCCTCGCGCCACACACCGGACCGGCGCCGCGACCTGACCATCGAGAACGTGGTGGCCCGATTCGAGGCGCTGCGCGATCCACAGGCGGGTCCGGAC